The Belonocnema kinseyi isolate 2016_QV_RU_SX_M_011 chromosome 1, B_treatae_v1, whole genome shotgun sequence genomic interval ACGGCACTtatcattctcgacaattgactctgtTTTGCTAGGAGCTTTTAGCggagcgatattaagattaatgATGTAAGAGTGACAGGggtggtaataaagcactgttagtgccgcattgtgccgtTGGATATCAGTCGTTACCGCGTGATTTGGAAGACTAGATAATATATGTACTAGGTGACcaggatgtgcatggcacgctctgtagctataatcgggaatgtcttggttcaaaatgtggcgacggtgtgTTAAGGTGTAAATGACACCATATTGAAAAGCCAAAATGAAACCATTTGTGCTCGACTTCAATCTAGGTGGTtgaatgcattttgctcatccctgATACTAAAGTTCAGCCTCTTTTacagacattcaagattcaatacaACTAGATGTAGAGTTGCAGAAGTAAGAcctaagatgcatgcttttgttcctgtgcataacctttcgtgtcccaaTATAAAGGGATCTGAGCTATTTCTTAGTCCATGGAACCACTTCAAGTGGATGGAATACTgccaggacggcaagcatgtttgttacagatactttgttccccGCCGACAGTTCAAAATACCAAATCCGTCATATaagacgtttgtatttgcttcggaaagtatgctctatagatgtcacatcctgcatGTGCCTGTGTGGTCTTTCCAGTGTGAAGGTGTCGCGTACCGCTTCGGTTGACGAACTCAAGAGGTTTGGCATTTAATTAAGTTTCCCtagctttaaataaaccttggcgcatctTTATAACACAAATTCGATTCTgatttccttagtgtatcgttcaacaatccctaAAGCTAGATACAGTTGCTCTGAGAGTCGACCTTGTTAATTTTCACACGATTCTTTTCAGATGTGATACTGAATCTGGTTttacaaagcggcatcaatctccctatgcacctcacgatgtgTGGATAAATCTTGAAGCTTTCTAAAGGACATATAAAAAGTCTATGTGAGGTTGATTGTCTAAACAATCCGATCATTTAGGGTTTAGCAGGGGTAccgtgcgcccttccaccaaccactctacAATTGGTTTTATGTACAATTTGAATTAGCCAGTTTtcatcaaatatccacgttttgaggtCCTTTgagacagaaattttttttctgaaattgtgtGTCCGTCTGTCCGTGGTCTGTAGTCTATGGACatgataaatttcagaaaaataatcagATTTCTTTGAGGTTTGGCAAGCTTCTTGAGATCTCGATGAAAGGAACGCTTTCGTTTTATAACTACTTCAGATGAAAACTCAAACAGTTAgagcatttgaataatttttcataggactttttcaagatttaaaaattctatgtatgttTTCTAGGGCAACAtatgataaaaagtttttaaaatccattttggGAGCAAAATATTCAAGTAACGAAGAAAAGATGCTTATACAAAAATTATCCACCGAAAAGAGATCTGCAAATTTGTCTTCAAACATTGTTTCATAGgacgtgtagtttttgttttatctgtaaaatttaatgaataaaataaaagaaattggattttcagaaaaacaacacaaacgaaaaaaagtatacaaaagttatgcacccaaaaaaagagctacaaatgttTACAGAATATATTCTTTTTGTTACAATgcgtttttttgtgttttaatcgtgaaaaatgacattgttgTTTCATAGAATGCCTGCGAAAATGAGTCTTTTTCTGgctagaaaatgaaactttttgatataaagtttaattactaggttgaaaagtcaattaaaaacttaaattgttaacttgtaaagtttctaaatttcaatttataaatgcaaaatatgtttaaaaattcatgtattttgttaaaagggcTGGTCCTAATAGAAGGGGATTTGAATGCATGGAGCGGAGACGAAAAAGGAGAAGTATGGGATAGAGAAAAGGAAGTCTTTATAAGACAAAACGAAACAAAAGGAAACGGATCGTGAGGGGAGAAGCAACTGGACTTGTTGGATTGCGGCATGGTTTATTTGTAACGCCCATATGAGGGGGATGAAGAATGTGAATATATGTATGCGGGTATAGGGGACACCGTAATTGATTGTATTCTGGCAGATGAAAGAATAACGAGACGGATGGTTTGGAATGGAAGTGAGCATCGTCATAGGCTCAGAACACTTCCCGGTAATCGTGAAAATGGGATATGGTGGCCCAAAGCACAGCTGGGGGAAGAAGAAAGGACAgagagaaaagaaattaaaaatgggtattttgaggggGAGGAAAAGTTGAGAGAATTTCGATCAAACATAGAAAGCGAGAAGATAGGCGGTTTGGAAGAGGAAGGAGAAAGAAGGACAAAGCACTTCAAGGGGATGTTGGGAGCAGTTGAATATAAGGTAAAGGAAGAAGGAAGAAAAGTGGTCGATGGAGACAAGGACATTGAAAACAATCTTAATATGGATGAAATAAATAAGGCGATTGCAAGGTTGAAAAGAAACAAGGAAACAGGGGAAGCtgacttaaaaaatgaaaaaatgaaggaaataaCAGTGCCCGTATACACCACTGTAGTGAATGtattgtaataatttattcaatttcactgtttttatacCACACCTTATTTAAAAGTAGATTCGTGTATTTTTACTTATGAGTTAATATTTGCTATACatatagaaattgaaattaaGCAATAATCCTGTAAAggatagaaattattttgaaattccgtAGCTGATATAAAATTGCGACAGCAACCTATTGCGATTTTGGGGTTAAGATTAAATTGTATAATTGGAGAGGGAACTGTTCGCAGTAAAAATCAGTAAGATTAAAGGCAATTTTTCAttacaattctgttgaaaatagtttgttttttcatggaaatctttacaaatttgcatgaaatttttgtgaaatttgtataaaaaatttcacgaactttcaatgtatttaaaacaTGGAGTAGCTTTTtcgtatttcgaaaaattagaaagaGTTTAACtgtcgtaaagtttttgtagtaaatttttctaatttagcaTAGATCTTTATAGATATACGAGTGATTTACATTAGAGTCCTGAAATTACACGTACACAACGGAAACATACGATGATGGCCCGCATGCCAGGGTTCTCCGAAACGAGGGAGCCAAGCATAGGCCATGTGAAATAGTATGTGTGTAGATCATTATGAATTCACATCAATTAAACTTTAACatgtgttttttatttcaataattaaaaattataaaattaaataacggtACACGATAGTAATAATGTGGCACTATTTCTCTCTGACAAATGCGAATACAAATTCATCAATCAGGAATCACATTAGTTGGTTAACACATTAGGAGGTTAACTATTTCTGATCCTTGAACATTATCTGCatctattttcaattgattttatgtttatacaattttctctatgtgtgatttttttatattacatattttcactttctttatttccaaagtttttttttgctacaaaactATCTTTAAATCAGCCTGAAGAGGTATGTGCATGGTTCaattggttttaatttaaagaaagaacatccatattggataaaaattgtgacctttaaatttattttcctaaaaggTTCTAGTTTTATCCCCGCCTTTCGGCCAACAACTCATAACCTactcaattattttaaacaatctcacAATTGGgaagccatttttttaaatcacattatGTCTCGACATCTTGGAATAAAAGATAGATTAAGacatttctgaaacattttctttaaactgCGAAAGAGTAACATCTGTTTTATTTAATTCTGATGCGAAATAGTACCAAATAAAGCAAAATTCATAGCGGGATTAAGTATAATGGTAAAAAAGTCACTGAAtcactttattatttgtttagcaacaaaaaagacGACGAAAGAGAAAGAGAAGAGAATACTCACGCGAAACCTCCGAAGGATGAAGTGGTAAGGCAAATAATTTCACAATGAGTCTGTCGAAAGTCCTAGTAGCAGTACGTGAAGTAACGGACCTGACATGACCTTCAGCATCCGATTGTGTAGCAATGACACGACCTAGAGCCCACCTCGTAGGAGGAAGGTTTTCGTACAAAATAAGCACGAGATCGTCGATCTTGATTGAAAGTATAGGCTTCTGCCACTTCGAACGAGTTTGAAGTATTTATAGATATTCAGAGCACCATCTGGTCCAGAAATCTTCGTACATGTGTCTGGTAAGCTGCCAGCGTTGTAGTCGATTTTGCTTAAGGTTGATGAGAAAAGGTTCTGGAACCGTGAAGATTGGAGAAACGATCAAGAAATTATTTGGCTTCAACGGTACCAGATCATTCGGATCATCGCTCTGAACCTGTAGCGGTCGTGAATTGAGACAAGCCTCTACCTGCGTGAGGAAGGTTGTCATTTCCTCAAAAGTCAGAGAAGTATCTCCCACTACTCGACGAAGATGATGTTTTGCAGAACAGACAACTGCTTCCCAAAGTCCTCCGAAGTGCGGGACCGCTAGAGGCTTAAAACGCTGTGTAGTCCGTACACGCTTCCAAAGGGACCGCTCTCGTAGCAAAACAAACGAAAACAATAATATAGCCCTTATATGCCTTGTGCCCGCGACCTTTAGTTGTTCGCATCCAAATAGGGCCAGCATAATCTATCTAATACTGTATCCTTAGATATGATAGTGTAGGTTGCATTCCACTATGCGACATGGCCTGATGCTCATTCCGAACGATGAGAGTGGTGAAAATAGAGTCCTTGGGTAGGATATAAGGACATCGCTCGTCGAAATACATGACAGCGTGCTTCAAGCGACCTCCGTGTCGCAGTAAAACGTGAGAGTCCAAAAAGGGTAGCAAACGAAGTAAATGACTTTGTCTAGTAAGTGGGAGTTCCTTGCCCAACAACttaaattcttcggaaaaatgttgaCGTTGTTCATATCCCACAAGACGAGTTCTAGCATGTTTCAAAATGTATGAGGTAAGTTCACATGAAGGAAGGTCACCCGATTTGAAATACATGTCATCCATCGTAGAGGGTGGCCTCGTATCCAGTTGAGAGTATTGGCCGAATCCGACCATAGATGACTCGGCATCGCAGTCGGAATATTTAAGACGAAACGAACATAAACTACGAGCCGAACAAGCAGAACAGCCGCACAAAGTTCCAAACGAGGCAAAGATGTCTCCTCAAGACGAGCAACCTAAGTCTTAGCTATAACTAGTAAGACTCGTATCCCGTCCGAGGGAAGCAGGATCCTCAGATAGGCAACTGCACCGATGGCCTTCTCCGGCGCATCTCTTAAACCATGAAATTCGCAGCCAGACACGTCTGAAGAACATTCCAACCAACGTGGGATGCTGAGCAATGATATTTTAGGAAGCTCTGCCCTGTACTTTCTCCATATAACAATGTGATCAGCAGACAGAGGCTGATCACAATCTATTTTAAGTTTTCACAAACTCTGCATGCAAATTTTGGCTTTAATTGAGACTGGGGCGAGCCATCCAAGCGTTTCAAAAAGGCGGGCTATCTCGGAGAAAACGCTCCTTTTCGATGGTATCCCAGACTCCCCAGGAAGCTAAACCTGAAACTTAAAACAATCTGAAACAGATTGCCATATAATTCCGAGAGCCCTGTGAATTGGCTCTTAAGTAAGTTCATAAGGCGACGCATTTTCTTTGTAATCTGCCGGGACAGCTTGCAGAACACCGTCGCAGTTCGACAACcctttcttcaaaataaaaccaCCCGCCGTGAGAAGAAAGTTTACTTGCCGACGTTGCTCTATAGTTGTAGCGATGTCGTAGGTTCCCGAAAGGACATCTTCGAACATAAATTTCATTCGTCAGAATGTCTGTAGCTAAAGGAAAGTTGTTTCCTTCATCATCTGTAAGCTGATGTAAGGTAATGATTGCCAAGTAAGGTGAAGAAGCTAAACCGAAAGTTACGGTCTTTAGACAGTATGTATAAAGCTCTTCGTCATTGCGTGACCTCCAGAGTATCTTTTTGTAGGTGCGATCTTCAGGATAAATCCAAATACGTCTGAAATTCTTATCAACGCCCGCTGTAAAGACAATAGGGTAATATCTTCAACGAAGTATGACGTCTGGAATTTCCGTTTATTTAGCACCTCATTTAGAGAAATACCCAAATAAGATTGCTGTGAAGCATTGAAAACCGGTCTCCATTTTGTACAGGAACAAGTTTTCTAGATGACGCAGTGATGCAGTAGAAAATAACCCTGAGTAGATAGCAATTAATCAGAATCAGACACTATGTCCATTTGACATAAAACAGCATAATCCTGTATACTCTATGTGTAAAATTGAAGCAGAATAGGATCTCGTCGAAAACGCCTCTCCAAACTCGTGAACATTCTATGAGCAACAGAACGAGAATCTCCCAAATTCATCTTCCGACTCTTGATTGGCAGTCGAACAACGTAACGAACATCTTCTGAACGTTAATAAGTGGAGAGAAAAGTTTTTTCGCATTCCTCCTCATCAAGAGTGAACTTAGGAGATACAGTCAGGAGATCCTTTTGTACAACAAATCGACGCAATAAATCCACCAATTCGTGATCAACCGCACATTGTAATCCAACAATCTTCCGAGTATATAATGAAGGTTCCTTAGAAAAGAGACCAGACAATATTCAGCCAAACGATATATTCTGAGCAGTAGGAGTACCAAAAGGACCCTTTCGTACCCATTCCTCTATGATGTGTGAGTAAACCTCTgcacctaaaatcaattaaattgatgCACCCTGATCGACAAGTGCATCCGCCAATTATAACCCCTGAATGCAGAGCCAATCATCCGTAGATATACGACTAGGGGGTAAGTAAGATTAAGTTTCGATAAAATAATAGTCTGTACATCAAAACTAGCCTTAAAGCCAACACGTGGAGTCACTCTAACAGTTACGAAGCCTCGAAAGGTTTTTGTAGGCTGATCACCGATGCTCCCTATAGTAACGATAGCGCGAAGTTGTTTTACCTTGAGTCTCCGAACAAGCGACTCACAAATAAAAGACGCTTCagcaccttgatcaaaaagtgcTTGAGATAAATATAAATTACCGTCTAATCCTTCAGTGGAGACGATTGCTGTGACTAAAAGTGCTAGCCCATCTAGTCAAAGAGGACCTTGAGCAAGATGCGAATTAACAGCAGACAATATCGGTGTAAACGCAGTACTAGTCACATTTAAATTAGATGTGGACGGCACAGCTGTATTTACAGATTCACATAGTGGAGCATCACTAGATCGTCGATGCAACATAGTATGATGCTGACCGGAGCAGGTTTGACAGCGCTTGGATGAAATACAATTTCGAATCAAATGCTTTCCCAGACAATTGAAACGTAATCCACACTTTCGAATTAGTTCTCGTCGCTGATTAGAATTCTTTGGTCTAAAAAGAGGGCAAAACAAAACAAAGTTCTTACCAGTACATAGTGGACAACCACCCTCTTTTAGCGAAGCACCATGTGCTTGTGTGTTGCTACCCTTATTACCCGATTCGACGCCTGTCATTTTACCTCTGCTTTCGGTTGATGAATACTTAAATTGGGAACCTTCCGCAAATTTA includes:
- the LOC117177813 gene encoding uncharacterized protein LOC117177813; this translates as MLALFGCEQLKVAGTRHIRAILLFSFVLLRERSLWKRVRTTQRFKPLAVPHFGGLWEAVVCSAKHHLRRVVGDTSLTFEEMTTFLTQVEACLNSRPLQVQSDDPNDLVPLKPNNFLIVSPIFTVPEPFLINLKQNRLQRWQLTRHMYEDFWTRWCSEYL
- the LOC117177819 gene encoding uncharacterized protein LOC117177819 is translated as MVKDDVTLPPVQKLHYLKASLTDEPAQLLGNMSITGDNFERAWATLMQRYDNERALIIAYLGKLFGLESVTKELVSGLCSLLNDTCEVIGWLKSMNRPTKHWDNILVYMRVNRLGRFSRKAREEKTGSLHINPLFETLKTFLVSRLSTLEILKFAEGSQFKYSSTESRGKMTGVESGNKGSNTQAHGASLKEGGCPLCTGKNFVLFCPLFRPKNSNQRRELIRKCGLRFNCLGKHLIRNCISSKRCQTCSGQHHTMLHRRSSDAPLCESVNTAVPSTSNLNVTSTAFTPILSAVNSHLAQGPL